A genomic segment from Nocardiopsis sp. Huas11 encodes:
- a CDS encoding NtaA/DmoA family FMN-dependent monooxygenase (This protein belongs to a clade of FMN-dependent monooxygenases, within a broader family of flavin-dependent oxidoreductases, the luciferase-like monooxygenase (LMM) family, some of whose members use coenzyme F420 rather than FMN.), whose translation MKLAFDLSFTHTEGGWSAPGSWVGAAYPDVRMFTELAIAAERGGIDMLFFGDGTGIPDTWESSMDAAVRHGVQWPRQDMSPFVAAMAQATSRIGFGLTYSSTYMHPFYVARLLNSLDHVTAGRIAFNVVASGRLADAANYGHDGLMDHGARYERMEEFVEVCRRLWDSVEPDAIIADRDTGVFADPAKVHRLDHEGTHFRVAGPLPAVPSPQGRPVLVQAGASPRGIAASAAFADVVFGLGGHLPSQVSHRARLDEALVAAGRAPEDVGILWAVQVVLGETEDEARAKKERMIGTLPPEAVGAYLSHNHGFDFSTLPARFALVEVAEAIKAAQATQSGFLQRLIAQRGEDAEMDRTEFFEEGWRFATGYDQTIAGTAATVADELEKQFAETGSRGGFMICNPMSMPSSLLDVVHLLVPELRRRGAVAPGYEGATLRENLLES comes from the coding sequence ATGAAGCTGGCGTTCGATCTGTCCTTCACCCACACCGAGGGCGGCTGGTCCGCACCGGGCTCGTGGGTGGGCGCCGCCTACCCCGACGTGCGCATGTTCACGGAGCTGGCGATCGCGGCCGAGCGCGGCGGGATCGACATGCTGTTCTTCGGGGACGGCACGGGGATCCCGGACACCTGGGAGTCCTCGATGGACGCGGCGGTCCGGCACGGCGTGCAGTGGCCGCGCCAGGACATGAGCCCGTTCGTGGCGGCGATGGCGCAGGCCACCAGCCGGATCGGGTTCGGTCTCACCTACTCCTCCACCTACATGCACCCGTTCTACGTGGCACGGCTGCTGAACTCGCTGGACCACGTGACGGCGGGCCGGATCGCGTTCAACGTGGTCGCCTCGGGTCGGCTGGCGGACGCGGCCAACTACGGCCACGACGGCCTGATGGACCACGGCGCGCGCTATGAGCGCATGGAGGAGTTCGTCGAGGTCTGCCGGCGGCTGTGGGACTCGGTCGAGCCGGACGCGATCATCGCGGACCGGGACACGGGCGTGTTCGCCGATCCGGCGAAGGTGCACCGCCTCGACCACGAAGGCACGCACTTCCGGGTGGCCGGCCCGCTGCCGGCGGTCCCCAGCCCGCAGGGGCGGCCGGTGCTGGTGCAGGCGGGCGCCTCCCCCCGGGGCATCGCGGCCTCGGCGGCCTTCGCCGACGTGGTGTTCGGGCTGGGCGGGCACCTGCCCTCGCAGGTCTCCCACCGGGCCCGGCTGGACGAGGCGCTGGTCGCGGCGGGCCGCGCGCCCGAGGACGTCGGCATCCTGTGGGCGGTCCAGGTGGTACTGGGCGAGACCGAGGACGAGGCCAGGGCCAAGAAGGAGCGGATGATCGGGACCCTGCCGCCGGAGGCCGTGGGCGCCTACCTGTCGCACAACCACGGGTTCGACTTCTCGACCCTGCCCGCGCGGTTCGCGCTGGTGGAGGTCGCGGAGGCGATCAAGGCGGCCCAGGCGACGCAGTCGGGTTTCCTGCAACGGCTGATCGCCCAGCGGGGCGAGGACGCCGAGATGGACCGGACGGAGTTCTTCGAGGAGGGCTGGCGGTTCGCCACCGGCTACGACCAGACGATCGCCGGTACGGCCGCCACGGTCGCCGACGAGCTGGAGAAGCAGTTCGCGGAGACCGGCTCCCGCGGCGGGTTCATGATCTGCAACCCGATGTCGATGCCGTCGTCGCTGCTGGACGTGGTGCACCTGCTGGTCCCCGAGCTGCGCCGACGCGGCGCCGTGGCTCCCGGCTACGAGGGTGCCACCCTGCGGGAGAACCTCCTGGAATCCTGA
- a CDS encoding LLM class flavin-dependent oxidoreductase gives MNTKNEEPRMAAPAGTADTEYGIFLPIGNGGWIISETAPHPEATYDYNKKAAVLADAHGFDFIMSMGKWRGYDGSTDHWGRTLESMTMMSGLAEATERVKVWATIHTNLFNPAIAAKMYTTLQEISDGRAGMNIVVGSYADEFGQMGLWNEDLDHAARYRYTEEWTSLLERLWTEDSVTHQGEFFTLDDCRSRPHPNPAPTLISAGRSDTGLEFQARHCDGSFLTAQDLPGLREASLDVKARARKQGRSIRTYSMLTVIMDETDAAAEERRREYGRGADVDAIVNMKRSWGLPLDKALSLTAENPEDEAFQTTFVTGSPDTVTRRIREIVEYAELDGLMLIFPDYHADLAEFGEKVMPRLREADASAAAEADADAGTDAGAGATAVSGAEGSR, from the coding sequence ATGAACACGAAGAACGAGGAGCCACGCATGGCGGCACCGGCTGGGACGGCCGACACGGAGTACGGGATCTTCCTGCCCATCGGCAACGGTGGCTGGATCATCTCCGAGACGGCACCGCACCCCGAGGCGACCTACGACTACAACAAGAAGGCGGCGGTGCTGGCCGACGCCCACGGCTTCGACTTCATCATGTCCATGGGCAAGTGGCGCGGCTACGACGGGTCCACCGACCACTGGGGCCGCACCCTGGAGTCGATGACGATGATGTCGGGCCTGGCCGAGGCCACGGAGCGGGTGAAGGTGTGGGCCACCATCCACACCAACCTGTTCAACCCGGCCATCGCCGCCAAGATGTACACGACCCTGCAGGAGATCAGCGACGGCCGCGCCGGCATGAACATCGTCGTGGGCTCCTACGCCGACGAGTTCGGGCAGATGGGCCTGTGGAACGAGGACCTCGACCACGCCGCGCGCTACCGGTACACCGAGGAGTGGACCTCCCTCCTCGAACGCCTGTGGACGGAGGACTCCGTCACCCACCAGGGCGAGTTCTTCACGCTGGACGACTGCCGCTCGCGCCCGCACCCGAACCCGGCGCCCACGCTGATCAGCGCCGGACGCTCCGACACCGGCCTGGAGTTCCAGGCCAGGCACTGCGACGGCTCGTTCCTGACCGCGCAGGACCTGCCCGGTCTGCGGGAGGCCAGCCTCGACGTGAAGGCACGCGCGCGCAAGCAGGGCCGGTCCATCCGGACGTACTCGATGCTCACGGTCATCATGGACGAGACCGACGCCGCCGCCGAGGAGCGGCGGCGCGAGTACGGGCGCGGCGCCGACGTGGACGCGATCGTCAACATGAAGCGCTCGTGGGGCCTGCCGCTGGACAAGGCGCTGTCCCTGACCGCGGAGAACCCCGAGGACGAGGCCTTCCAGACCACCTTCGTCACCGGGTCCCCCGACACCGTGACCAGGCGTATCCGCGAGATCGTCGAGTACGCGGAGCTGGACGGGCTGATGCTCATCTTCCCCGACTACCACGCGGACCTGGCCGAGTTCGGCGAAAAGGTCATGCCGCGGCTGCGGGAGGCGGACGCGAGTGCGGCCGCGGAGGCGGACGCGGACGCGGGCACGGATGCGGGTGCGGGTGCGACCGCGGTGTCCGGCGCCGAGGGGTCGCGTTGA
- a CDS encoding ABC transporter permease, protein MATGTSPDVRPRPTTAPAAHPRRRRRSVLHPALWLPTVVAVLLVGAAWTAVAADQPYILPTLSEVGTTLLDDPALFVRNAGSTLQIALIGVAWGAGLAFVLALLMSEIPILRRAIMPLAVVLNVTPVIALAPALVVAFGFGMAPKVIVTAIITFFPVLINVTTGLRSVPLPVLHVFSTLHASRFEVLLRLRVPSSLPYTLAALRVVLPLSIVGAVVAEFVAAGSSSGLGTMIRNAASNAQLPHVYAAVACLAAMGVLMLAFTATVERRLLFWHESQQRTP, encoded by the coding sequence ATGGCCACGGGCACTTCCCCGGACGTCCGTCCCCGCCCCACCACCGCTCCCGCCGCGCACCCGCGGCGTCGGCGGCGGTCGGTCCTGCACCCCGCCCTGTGGCTGCCCACGGTCGTGGCCGTGCTGCTGGTCGGCGCCGCCTGGACGGCGGTCGCCGCCGACCAGCCCTACATCCTGCCCACGCTCTCCGAGGTCGGCACCACCCTGCTCGACGACCCGGCGCTGTTCGTGCGGAACGCCGGGTCCACTCTCCAGATCGCCCTCATCGGGGTGGCCTGGGGCGCCGGACTGGCGTTCGTCCTGGCCCTGCTGATGTCGGAGATCCCGATTCTGCGCCGGGCGATCATGCCGCTGGCGGTGGTCCTCAACGTGACCCCGGTCATCGCCCTGGCTCCCGCCCTGGTCGTGGCGTTCGGCTTCGGCATGGCGCCCAAGGTCATCGTCACCGCGATCATCACGTTCTTCCCGGTGCTGATCAACGTCACGACCGGTCTGCGGTCCGTCCCGCTGCCGGTCCTGCACGTGTTCTCCACCCTGCACGCCTCACGCTTCGAGGTCCTGTTGCGCCTGCGCGTGCCGAGCAGCCTCCCCTACACCCTGGCCGCCCTGCGGGTCGTCCTCCCCCTGTCCATCGTGGGCGCGGTCGTCGCGGAGTTCGTCGCCGCCGGCTCCTCCAGCGGGCTGGGGACGATGATCCGCAACGCGGCCTCCAACGCCCAGCTGCCGCACGTGTACGCGGCCGTGGCCTGTCTGGCCGCGATGGGCGTCCTCATGCTCGCGTTCACGGCCACCGTGGAACGCAGGCTGCTGTTCTGGCACGAGTCGCAGCAGAGAACCCCCTGA
- a CDS encoding cysteine hydrolase family protein, giving the protein MSEVRGIADVSGRLWAPPGPARECALLVVDVQRDFADPAVLTWLDAADRDRVAAAVERTSALVGAARAAGVRVVWVGLGQDPAEPWAASRWLRGLPEDPSDDPEEEPCVEGTPGAAWFGVSPEPGEEVVVKRRYSGFLGTGLADTLRSGGTTWVAAAGLTTECCVDATVRDAFQLGFRTVVAADATAAYQEDAHRHALAALGQNAAVVATADAVAAAWGAQADGPQADGPQVNSVDAGDTGPAASDGRKVTE; this is encoded by the coding sequence TTGAGCGAAGTCAGGGGCATCGCCGATGTGTCCGGGCGCCTCTGGGCCCCGCCCGGGCCCGCGCGGGAGTGCGCGCTGCTGGTCGTCGACGTCCAGCGGGACTTCGCCGACCCGGCCGTGCTCACGTGGCTGGACGCGGCGGACCGGGACCGGGTCGCCGCCGCCGTGGAGCGCACGTCCGCGCTGGTCGGCGCCGCCCGCGCCGCGGGCGTACGCGTGGTGTGGGTGGGGCTCGGGCAGGACCCGGCCGAGCCCTGGGCCGCCTCGCGCTGGCTGCGCGGCCTGCCCGAGGACCCCTCCGACGACCCGGAGGAGGAGCCCTGCGTGGAGGGGACGCCCGGCGCCGCCTGGTTCGGGGTGTCCCCGGAGCCGGGCGAGGAGGTCGTCGTGAAGCGGCGGTACTCGGGCTTCCTCGGCACGGGGCTGGCGGACACGCTCCGGTCGGGCGGCACGACCTGGGTCGCCGCCGCCGGACTGACCACCGAGTGCTGTGTGGACGCCACCGTGCGGGACGCCTTCCAACTGGGGTTCCGGACCGTGGTGGCGGCCGACGCCACCGCCGCCTACCAGGAGGACGCCCACCGGCACGCGTTGGCGGCCCTGGGCCAGAACGCGGCCGTGGTCGCCACCGCCGACGCCGTGGCCGCGGCGTGGGGCGCACAGGCGGACGGCCCGCAGGCGGACGGCCCGCAGGTGAACAGCGTGGACGCCGGCGACACGGGACCGGCGGCGTCGGACGGACGGAAGGTGACCGAGTGA
- a CDS encoding ABC transporter substrate-binding protein, which translates to MSTPTANPRRLLLRSAAAATTASAVLLVSACGSGEAEDSEPEVAAVIDEERCQTNRDAGTITYITGYQYQASVSILEAVAADALGYFEAVCLDVEIQPGTGDTIGNAQTVAAGTAQLTSMGSEAEILMANDADIDVIGVATYGHVPIATLLTGTDVEELSDLEGATLGHKGNMPAPLEAMLVSDGVDMDSIEQVEVGYDPSVLPRDQVQALTGFRSNEPFLLSDMEEEYNEWLPEDYGVVGSFGVMATNHDFADENPTVVEDVLRAMSRAFDHCVDNGEECVEFAAELSESGYDVEHNLRVWNAEHELVTASTQESSPAGYIDLTLTEAEGQTLVDNGQLDEMPDLEPLFDPRYLEAVHVAGDVAWPAE; encoded by the coding sequence ATGTCCACCCCCACCGCCAACCCCAGACGCCTCCTTCTGCGCTCCGCCGCGGCCGCGACGACGGCCTCCGCCGTTCTGCTGGTCTCGGCGTGCGGCAGCGGAGAGGCAGAGGACAGCGAGCCGGAGGTCGCCGCCGTGATCGATGAGGAGCGGTGCCAGACCAACCGGGATGCCGGAACGATCACGTACATCACCGGCTACCAGTACCAGGCCTCCGTCAGCATCCTGGAGGCCGTCGCGGCCGACGCCCTCGGCTACTTCGAGGCCGTCTGCCTCGACGTCGAGATCCAGCCCGGTACGGGCGACACCATCGGCAACGCCCAGACGGTCGCGGCGGGCACCGCCCAGCTGACCTCGATGGGCAGCGAGGCCGAGATCCTCATGGCCAACGACGCCGATATCGACGTCATCGGCGTCGCCACCTACGGCCACGTCCCGATCGCCACGCTGCTCACGGGCACGGACGTGGAGGAGCTCAGCGATCTGGAGGGCGCCACCCTGGGCCACAAGGGCAACATGCCCGCTCCGCTGGAGGCGATGCTCGTCTCCGACGGCGTCGACATGGACTCCATCGAGCAGGTGGAGGTCGGCTACGACCCGAGCGTCCTGCCGCGCGACCAGGTCCAGGCCCTCACCGGCTTCCGTTCCAACGAACCGTTCCTCCTCAGCGACATGGAGGAGGAGTACAACGAGTGGCTGCCCGAGGACTACGGGGTGGTCGGCTCGTTCGGCGTCATGGCCACCAACCACGACTTCGCCGATGAGAACCCCACCGTGGTCGAGGACGTGCTGCGGGCGATGTCCCGTGCCTTCGACCACTGCGTGGACAACGGCGAGGAGTGCGTGGAGTTCGCGGCCGAGCTCTCCGAGTCCGGATACGACGTCGAGCACAACCTGCGGGTCTGGAACGCCGAGCACGAGCTGGTGACCGCCTCCACGCAGGAGTCCTCCCCGGCCGGGTACATCGACCTCACCCTGACCGAGGCCGAGGGCCAGACCCTCGTCGACAACGGCCAGCTCGACGAGATGCCGGACCTGGAGCCACTGTTCGACCCCCGCTACCTGGAAGCGGTCCACGTCGCGGGCGACGTGGCCTGGCCCGCCGAGTAG
- a CDS encoding flavin reductase family protein: MTSHQTPNSTDIRHEPSALRDGLARMATSVSVVTAEVDGRRHGFTANSVVSVSADPPLVAICLASTAECHEAFTRARTVAVNVLADGQERLSRVFATRGADKFDAAPFTTGDLGAPVLPGSAVALEGTVHSRHRAGDHTMILFDVVYVRIGQSAPLVYQERRFHRLDAA; this comes from the coding sequence ATGACCTCCCACCAGACCCCGAACTCCACCGACATACGACACGAGCCCTCGGCCCTGCGCGACGGCCTCGCCCGCATGGCCACGTCGGTCAGCGTCGTCACCGCCGAGGTCGACGGCCGACGCCACGGCTTCACCGCCAACAGCGTCGTCTCGGTCTCCGCCGACCCGCCGCTGGTCGCGATCTGCCTCGCCTCCACCGCCGAGTGCCACGAGGCCTTCACCCGCGCACGGACCGTCGCGGTCAACGTCCTGGCCGACGGCCAGGAACGGCTGTCCAGGGTGTTCGCCACCCGCGGCGCCGACAAGTTCGACGCGGCCCCCTTCACCACCGGCGACCTGGGCGCGCCCGTCCTGCCGGGATCCGCCGTCGCGCTGGAGGGCACCGTCCACTCACGGCACCGCGCCGGCGACCACACGATGATCCTGTTCGACGTGGTCTACGTGCGGATCGGGCAATCCGCGCCGCTGGTCTACCAGGAGCGCAGGTTCCACCGGCTGGACGCCGCATGA
- a CDS encoding NADPH-dependent FMN reductase, which produces MGSSHVAALVGNPRPGSRTARAAEHVARLLAPLAGGDHVTTIDLSDHGPAVLDPGDAAVNEAVGTVRSARLLVVASPVYKGTFTGLLKAFLDRMPPEGLRGTVAVPLMVGASDGHSHAAESALRPVLVELAASCPVPALYLREQSLGELGTDTDPALAWYDRHAGTFSSVMGTATAPL; this is translated from the coding sequence GTGGGCTCTTCCCATGTGGCCGCACTTGTCGGCAACCCACGCCCGGGCTCACGTACGGCCCGGGCCGCCGAACACGTCGCCCGACTGCTCGCCCCCCTCGCGGGCGGCGACCACGTCACCACCATCGACCTGTCCGACCACGGCCCGGCGGTCCTCGACCCCGGCGACGCCGCGGTGAACGAAGCGGTCGGCACCGTCCGCTCGGCCCGGCTCCTGGTCGTGGCCAGCCCCGTCTACAAGGGCACGTTCACCGGCCTGCTCAAGGCCTTCCTGGACCGGATGCCTCCCGAGGGCCTGCGCGGCACGGTCGCCGTCCCCCTCATGGTCGGCGCCTCGGACGGACACTCGCACGCCGCCGAGTCGGCGCTGCGCCCCGTCCTCGTCGAACTCGCCGCGTCCTGCCCGGTCCCCGCGCTCTACCTGCGCGAACAGTCCCTCGGTGAACTCGGCACCGACACCGACCCCGCCCTGGCCTGGTACGACCGCCACGCCGGCACCTTCTCCTCCGTCATGGGCACCGCCACCGCACCCCTGTGA
- a CDS encoding ABC transporter ATP-binding protein, with amino-acid sequence MSDDRIEVRGLTKTYEGGDPARPALDRVDLDVPRRHFVSLIGPSGCGKSTLLRVLAGLERPDAGHVAVFGSTPERMCAAKAVGLVPQTPALLPWLNVRRNVALPSRVNRRAGNAAGDPDELLSMVGLEDVARKYPHQLSGGMQQRVAIARAFGIRPDVLLMDEPFSALDEFTREALQLHLLRLWEHMSTTVVFVTHSVREAVTLSDEIVVMSARPGRVHEVLPVELPRPRGSGVTADPRLHRVEDRVRASLQVAWESGAAPDDLVPL; translated from the coding sequence ATGAGCGACGACCGCATCGAGGTGCGCGGCCTCACCAAGACCTACGAGGGCGGCGACCCCGCCCGCCCCGCGCTCGACCGGGTCGACCTCGACGTCCCCCGGCGACACTTCGTCAGCCTCATCGGCCCCAGCGGCTGCGGCAAGTCCACGCTGCTCCGGGTGCTCGCGGGCCTGGAACGGCCCGACGCCGGACACGTCGCCGTCTTCGGGTCCACTCCCGAGCGGATGTGCGCCGCCAAGGCGGTGGGCCTGGTCCCCCAGACCCCCGCGCTGCTGCCGTGGCTGAACGTGCGCCGCAACGTGGCCCTGCCCTCCCGGGTCAACCGCCGCGCGGGCAACGCCGCCGGCGACCCCGACGAACTGCTGAGCATGGTGGGTCTGGAGGACGTCGCCCGCAAGTACCCGCACCAGCTCTCCGGCGGCATGCAGCAGCGCGTCGCGATCGCCCGCGCCTTCGGAATCCGCCCGGACGTCCTGCTGATGGACGAGCCGTTCTCCGCCCTGGACGAGTTCACCCGTGAGGCGCTCCAGCTCCACCTGCTGCGCCTGTGGGAGCACATGTCCACGACGGTCGTGTTCGTCACCCACTCGGTGCGTGAGGCGGTCACCCTCTCCGACGAGATCGTGGTCATGTCCGCCCGCCCCGGCCGGGTGCACGAAGTCCTGCCCGTCGAGCTCCCCCGTCCGCGCGGCTCCGGAGTCACGGCCGACCCCCGCCTTCACCGAGTGGAGGACCGCGTCCGCGCCTCACTGCAGGTCGCGTGGGAATCCGGCGCCGCCCCCGACGACCTCGTACCACTGTGA